GGCGTGCGCCGCGGCAGCGGGCTCGTCGAGGTCGAAGATGCCGGCGATCCGGGCGGCCGCGGGGCGGATCTCGTCGGGGGCCGCGCGCAGGTAGCGTTCCGGCGCTCCGTGCGCGCCCAGTACAGGAGGCGTATGCGTACCCCGGTTCTGGTCATCGGCGGCGGCCCGGTCGGACTGACCTTGTCGATCCTGTTGTCGCGCTCGGGAATCGACCATGTGGTGCTCGAGGCCCGTACCGCGCCGTCCCCGCATCCCAAAGCGCGAGGCATCTCGGCCCGTTCGACCCAGCCCCGGACTGGTGTGTTCCCAGGACGAATTGGAGCGGGTGCTGTCCGCGCGTGCGGGCGATCGGGTTCGCCGCGGCGTGCGACTGATCTCGTTCGACCAGGACGCCGCCGGGGTGACGGCGACGGTCCGCGAGGGGCATTCGGGCAAATCGTCGACCCTGCATGCGGATTGGCTGAGCGGCTGCGATGGTGCGCACAGCGCGGTGCGCGAGGGGAGCGGCATCGCCATGACGGGTCCGACCGGGTTGAACGAATTCCTCAGTGTCCGTTTCGAAGCGCCGCTGGGGGCGGTGGTGGCGGATCGGGCGAGCGCCTCATACTTCCTGACCGGTGGGGGCGGGTTTCTCGCGGTCGACAACGACCGGCAGTGGATCTTCCAGCAGCCCTTGCACGGACGCGATCCCGGCGACATCGACCTGATCAACCGGATTCGCCGTGGCAGCGGCATTGCCGATCTGCCCGTCGTCATTCGCGATACCGCCACCTGGCGCATGGACGCGCGGCTGGCCGACTCCTAGTGGAAGCTGGCCGCCGTCGTCACCGGGGCGGCCCCCGAGATCCTGCTCGGCACTTACGAATCCGAGCGCCGTGAGCTCGCTCGCCAGGTCATCGACATTTCCACCGAGAATTCCCGGGCTCGCGGGAGTTACCGGATCGACGACGAGTTGCTGCTCGGCACCGGCTATCGCGACAGCGGGACCGTCCTCGCCGCCGGCGGCTACCTCCCGACCGCCGAGGTCGGCGGCCGCCTCCCCCACGCGTGGCTGACCGACGATCGCTCCACCCTCGACCTGGTCGGTCCCGGCCACGTCCTGCTCACCGGATCCCAGCTCCCCCAAGCCCTCCGCGACGTCTGCGGCCTGTCCCCCACCACCGGACTGCTGGTCCGGCCCGACGGCCACATCGCCGCCCGCGTCTACGGCTGAAGGCGCGGTGGGTTCGGGGATCGGGGTTTCGTGGACGGTGCGCCACAGGGGAGTTCGGCCGTCGGTGACCAGGACCGCGGTGACGGTGCGCCGGCCGGTCTGCACGGTGCCGATGCGGTTCTCGGCGACGAAGCGGACCACGATCAACTGGCCGCTGCGGACGACCTCCCGCACCTCGGAAACCTCGATCTCGACTCCCGCCAGCACATTTCGCGCCGACCACATCCCGGCGAGGAAGGTCTCCCGATCCACCACCTGCCCGGTCGTCACCACGGACGTGAACTGCTCGTCCAACGCCCCCGAGATCCGGTCGAATACCTTCAGCGGCGCATCCGACCCCAGCCATTCGGCCAGATCGAAGTGCAGAGCCGCGACGATATCGCCCAGCTCGACCTCCTCGGACGCCGAACCGCCCGCGTCACCGGCCTTCCGGGCGACCGGCTCCTCGGCCCGCCGTCGCCGAGGATCGAATCGCCCACGCACGCGCCACAGCCTGCCCGAACCCGCTGGCCTCGGCAACAAATACGACGATCCCCCGGCCGCAATGGCCGGGGGATCGTCAATGGTGAGTCACCTCGAGGGCGACGGCTCAGCCCTTGTGAGCCTTCACGGCCTCGGTGAGCTGCGGGGCGACGTTGAAGAGGTCGCCGACGATGCCGTAATCGGAGATCTCGAAGATCGGGGCCTCTTCGTCCTTGTTGACGGCCACGATGGTCTTCGAGGTCTGCATGCCGGCGCGGTGCTGGATGGCGCCGGAGATGCCGAGGGCGATGTACAGCTGCGGGGAGACCGTCTTACCGGTCTGGCCGACCTGGAACTGGCCCGGGTAGTAGCCGGAGTCGACGGCGGCGCGGGACGCACCGACGGCGGCACCGAGGGCGTCGGCCAGCGGCTCGACGACCTTGCCGAAGTTGTCGGCCGAACCGACACCGCGGCCACCGGAGACCACGATGGTGGCCTCGGTCAGCTCCGGACGGTCGCCGCCCACGATCGGCTCGCGCGAGACGACCTTGGTGACGCCCTCTTCCTGCGCGGGCAGCTCGACGACGACCTTCTCGCCGGCGCCGGCCTGCGGGGCGGCCTCGATGGCGCCCGGGCGCACCGAGATCACCGGCACGTCGCCGGTGGCCTTGGCGTCCACGGTGAACGCGCCACCGAAGATCGAGTGCTGCGCCGAACCGTCGGCGTTGACCGCGATCACGTCGATGAGCAGACCGGAACCGATGCGGGCGGCCAGGCGACCCGACACCTCCTTGCCCTCCGCGGTGGCGGCGACCAGGATCGCGGCCGGGGTGGCGGACTCGGACAGGCCGGCGAGCACGTCGACCTTGGGGGTGACGAGGAAGCCCTCGGCGTCGTCGCCCTCGGCGACGTAGATCTTCTCGGCGCCGGCCGCGGCCAGCGCGTCGGCCAGCTTGTCGGCGGTGCCGGAGCCGGCGACCACGACGGCGGCCGGGGTGCCCAGCGTGCGGGCGGCGGTGATGAGTTCGGTGGTCACCTTCTTGGGCGCACCGTCGGCATGCTCCACGAGCACCAATACTGCTGCCATTGTCTCTTTCTCCTGAAAGTCGTTGTGCTCGGGGGACTTAGATGATCTTCTGACCAACGAGGTAGGTGGCGATCTGCTGGCCGCCCTCGCCCTCGTCGACGATCTTCTCGCCCGCCGTGCGCGCCGGTTTCGGGGTCACACCGGTCACCTGGGTGCCGGCGTTCGCCACGCCCACGACGCCCGCCTCGACGCCGAGGTCCGCCAGGGTGAAGGTCTGAACTTCCTTCTTCTTGGCGGCCATGATGCCCTTGAAGGACGGGAAGCGCGGCTCGTTGATCTTCTCGGTGACCGAGACGATGGCCGGGAGGGTGGCCTCCAGCTTGAACACGCCCTCGTCGGTCTCGCGCTCGCCGGCGATGCGCTCGCCGTCGACGGTCAGCTTGCGCAGGTGGGTCAGCTGCGGCAGGCCCAGGTACTCGGCGATGATGGCCGGCACGGCACCGGCGCGACCGTCGGTGGCCTCGTTGCCCGCGATGACCAGCTCGATGCCCTCGATCTGGCCGAGCGCGGCGGCCAGGATGTAGGCGGTCTGCACGGCGTCGGAGCCGTGGATGGCCGGGTCGTTGATGTGGATGGCCTTGTCCGCGCCCATGGACAGGGCCTTGCGGATGGCCTCGGTGGCCCGGTCCGGACCGGCGGCCAGCACGGTGACCTCGCCGCCCTGCGCCTCCTTGATCAACAGCGCCTCCTCGACGGCGCGCTCGTTGATCTCGTCGAGGATGGCGTCGGCGGCCTCGCGGTCGAGGGTGTAGTCCCCGTCGGTGAGCTTGCGCTCGGACCAGGTGTCGGGAACCTGCTTGATCAGTACGACGATGTTCGGCATGGGTCTTCGTCGACCTCCTGTTCTGGTGGCACTGGGTGGCGGTCGCACGAGTTCGTCACGTACGTCCACATGTAGCTCGTTCGGGAGATTACCCTACGTTAAGTTACTCATGGGTAACTTACGGTGTGAGTTTCCGCATCGGTTGATCCGGTCGCGAGTGTGATATGCGCTACCGCTAACGTCGGAGCAATGAGCGAGGCCGTGAGTCCAGTCGAAAACCCCACCGATCCCCTGCCTTTGACCGGTGAGCGGACCGTGCCCGGCATCGCCGAGGAGAACTACTGGTTCCGGCGGCACGAGATCGCCTATGTGCGGATGCTCGAGCGGTGCGCGGGCAAGGTCGTGCTCGAGGCCGGCAGCGGAGAAGGCTACGGCGCCAACA
This sequence is a window from Nocardia yunnanensis. Protein-coding genes within it:
- a CDS encoding electron transfer flavoprotein subunit alpha/FixB family protein; the encoded protein is MAAVLVLVEHADGAPKKVTTELITAARTLGTPAAVVVAGSGTADKLADALAAAGAEKIYVAEGDDAEGFLVTPKVDVLAGLSESATPAAILVAATAEGKEVSGRLAARIGSGLLIDVIAVNADGSAQHSIFGGAFTVDAKATGDVPVISVRPGAIEAAPQAGAGEKVVVELPAQEEGVTKVVSREPIVGGDRPELTEATIVVSGGRGVGSADNFGKVVEPLADALGAAVGASRAAVDSGYYPGQFQVGQTGKTVSPQLYIALGISGAIQHRAGMQTSKTIVAVNKDEEAPIFEISDYGIVGDLFNVAPQLTEAVKAHKG
- a CDS encoding electron transfer flavoprotein subunit beta/FixA family protein, with product MPNIVVLIKQVPDTWSERKLTDGDYTLDREAADAILDEINERAVEEALLIKEAQGGEVTVLAAGPDRATEAIRKALSMGADKAIHINDPAIHGSDAVQTAYILAAALGQIEGIELVIAGNEATDGRAGAVPAIIAEYLGLPQLTHLRKLTVDGERIAGERETDEGVFKLEATLPAIVSVTEKINEPRFPSFKGIMAAKKKEVQTFTLADLGVEAGVVGVANAGTQVTGVTPKPARTAGEKIVDEGEGGQQIATYLVGQKII